One part of the Malus sylvestris chromosome 2, drMalSylv7.2, whole genome shotgun sequence genome encodes these proteins:
- the LOC126599621 gene encoding high mobility group B protein 2-like isoform X3, translating into MGKSRAAAPKKADAKLKTKSAGASKKAAKDPNKPKRPASAFFVFMEDFREKYKKEHPNNKSVAAVGKAGGDKWKSLSDAEKAPYQAKADKRKVEYNKNIQAYNKQLADGNNEADEEESDKSKSEVNDDDEDEDESGEEEDDDE; encoded by the exons ATGGGGAAATCAAGAGCTGCTGCTCCCAAAAAAGCCGATGCAAA gTTGAAGACCAAAAGCGCTGGCGCGAGCAAGAAGGCAGCGAAGGATCCAAACAAGCCTAAGAGGCCTGCAAGCGCCTTCTTCGTTTTCAT GGAGGACTTCAGAGAGAAGTACAAGAAGGAGCATCCAAACAACAAGTCGGTTGCTGCC GTCGGTAAAGCTGGTGGCGATAAATGGAAATCGTTGTCAGATGCC GAGAAAGCTCCCTATCAAGCCAAGGCAGACAAGAGGAAGGTAGAATATAACAAGAACATTCAGGCATACAACAAGCAATTA GCTGATGGAAATAACGAAGCTGATGAAGAAGAGTCTGACAAGTCCAAGTCTGAGGTAAATGACGATGATGAAGACGAGGACGAGAGCGGCGAG GAGGAAGACGATGATGAGTAG
- the LOC126599621 gene encoding high mobility group B protein 3-like isoform X1, whose protein sequence is MGKARAAAPKRDTKLKSKSAGASKKPAKKAGKDPNKPKRPASAFFVFMEDFREKYKKEHPNNKSVAAVGKAGGDKWKSLSDAEKAPYQAKADKRKVEYNKNIQAYNKQLADGNNEADEEESDKSKSEVNDDDEDEDESGEEEDDDE, encoded by the exons ATGGGTAAAGCCAGGGCTGCTGCCCCCAAACGCGATACGAA gTTGAAGAGCAAGAGTGCCGGAGCGAGCAAGAAGCCGGCGAAGAAAGCCGGAAAGGATCCGAACAAGCCGAAGAGGCCTGCGAGTGCCTTCTTCGTTTTCAT GGAGGACTTCAGAGAGAAGTACAAGAAGGAGCATCCAAACAACAAGTCGGTTGCTGCC GTCGGTAAAGCTGGTGGCGATAAATGGAAATCGTTGTCAGATGCC GAGAAAGCTCCCTATCAAGCCAAGGCAGACAAGAGGAAGGTAGAATATAACAAGAACATTCAGGCATACAACAAGCAATTA GCTGATGGAAATAACGAAGCTGATGAAGAAGAGTCTGACAAGTCCAAGTCTGAGGTAAATGACGATGATGAAGACGAGGACGAGAGCGGCGAG GAGGAAGACGATGATGAGTAG
- the LOC126599621 gene encoding high mobility group B protein 3-like isoform X2 → MGKSRAAAPKKADAKLKTKSAGASKKAAKDPNKPKRPASAFFVFMEDFRVKYKKDHPNNKSVAAVGKAGGDKWKSLSEAEKAPYVAKAEKRKTEYTKTMNAYNKRIAEGGNGAEDEESDKSKSEVQNEDEDDDESGEEEDDDE, encoded by the exons ATGGGGAAATCAAGAGCTGCTGCTCCCAAAAAAGCCGATGCAAA gTTGAAGACCAAAAGCGCTGGCGCGAGCAAGAAGGCAGCGAAGGATCCAAACAAGCCTAAGAGGCCTGCAAGCGCCTTCTTCGTTTTCAT GGAGGATTTCAGAGTGAAATACAAGAAGGATCATCCTAATAACAAATCCGTCGCCGCT GTCGGTAAAGCTGGTGGTGATAAATGGAAATCGCTTTCAGAGGCT GAGAAAGCTCCCTACGTTGCCAAGGCAGAGAAAAGGAAGACCGAGTACACCAAGACCATGAATGCGTACAACAAGCGCATA GCTGAGGGAGGCAATGGAGCGGAAGACGAAGAGTCTGATAAGTCCAAGTCCGAGGTGCAAAACGAAGACGAAGATGATGACGAGAGCGGAGAG gaagaagatgatgatgagtAA